The following are encoded together in the Streptomyces sp. NBC_00358 genome:
- a CDS encoding SUKH-3 domain-containing protein: MHSDRSPSRPFSPPGQGGPTSRFTEPVDGALRSAGWQPGRWDIKQAEYWADALRGHASPAGHRHCVFPAAVEAWAEFGGLLVDAPGPGRRLAPAALDLDPLHGLHMARTLGDLGRALDTEVCPLGEEPDSHALLAIDAEGRVYTLDHTGDWYLGPHIDAAITTLLTGTAPPRLTAP; this comes from the coding sequence ATGCACTCCGACCGCTCCCCCTCCAGACCCTTCTCCCCTCCGGGCCAGGGGGGACCCACGTCACGCTTCACCGAACCCGTGGACGGCGCGCTGCGCTCGGCGGGATGGCAGCCGGGACGCTGGGACATAAAGCAGGCCGAGTACTGGGCCGACGCGCTGCGCGGACACGCGTCGCCGGCCGGGCACCGGCACTGCGTGTTCCCGGCCGCGGTCGAGGCGTGGGCCGAGTTCGGAGGGCTTCTCGTGGACGCCCCGGGACCCGGGCGCCGGCTCGCCCCCGCCGCACTCGATCTCGACCCGCTGCACGGGCTGCACATGGCCCGCACCCTCGGCGACCTCGGTCGCGCGCTCGACACCGAGGTCTGCCCCCTCGGCGAGGAGCCCGACTCCCACGCCCTGCTCGCCATCGACGCCGAGGGCCGGGTCTACACCCTCGACCACACCGGCGACTGGTACCTCGGCCCCCACATCGACGCCGCCATCACCACCCTCCTCACCGGCACGGCCCCACCCCGCCTCACGGCGCCCTGA
- a CDS encoding YwqJ-related putative deaminase: protein MTIMNATHTGTSGDPRVGWSSTEALHAPILLHRRDGILPTVAAALSVRGATLTGTAARGDQPPALHPLVQDFLDTLTHAQRDRFTGRCAEAILISRHIAAADAERSRRAIRKPMTNGEARKALKGAKLTARRIREDGDPLHGSFAAPCRSCTALSDHFGVRIVDPAAPDA, encoded by the coding sequence ATGACGATCATGAACGCGACGCATACGGGCACGTCCGGGGACCCCCGGGTCGGCTGGAGCAGCACCGAGGCGCTCCACGCCCCCATCCTGCTGCACCGCCGCGACGGCATACTCCCCACCGTCGCCGCCGCCCTCTCCGTCCGCGGCGCCACCCTCACCGGCACCGCCGCCCGCGGCGACCAGCCACCCGCTCTTCACCCACTGGTCCAGGACTTCCTCGACACCCTCACGCACGCACAACGCGACCGCTTCACCGGCCGCTGCGCCGAGGCCATCCTGATCTCCCGTCACATCGCCGCGGCCGACGCCGAGCGCAGCAGGCGCGCCATCCGCAAGCCGATGACCAACGGCGAGGCCCGCAAAGCCCTCAAGGGGGCCAAGCTCACCGCCCGCCGGATCCGCGAGGACGGCGACCCGCTGCACGGCAGCTTCGCCGCGCCCTGCCGATCCTGCACGGCGCTCAGCGACCACTTCGGCGTGCGCATCGTCGACCCGGCAGCACCGGACGCCTGA